Below is a genomic region from Bifidobacteriaceae bacterium.
GGGATCTGCGGGGGCCGTTGGCTGGGCTCTAGCCCCGGCCAACGGCCCCTTGGGCAACAATCGCCCGCACTATGACTATCTTTCGGCGGCGGGGCGGGTGATCGAAGACGGGATTGTGATCGAGTCGCGGGCCTCCTCGCCGCTGCGCCTCAAGGTCTACGCCGCCGACGGCTACACCACCCCGGACGGATTGCTCGACTTGCGGCCCGCCGCCGAGCCGCCCACAGACGCCGGGGCCTGGATCAGCTTCGGGACCCCCGCCGCGGGCGACCTGGACATGGCCGGCGGCGTGGGGTCTGGGGACGGCGGCGGGCCGGGCCTTGGCCCGGCGGACGCGGCCTGGCCCGGTCTGGCCTTCGTCGAGGTGACGTTGGAGCCCTCCAGTTCGGTCACCGTGCCGTTCCGTTGGACCATTCCGGCCGACGCCCCGCCGGGCGACCACGCCGCCGGCATTGTGACCTCCCTCGTGGAGGACCGCGCCGAAGCGTCCGTGCAGGTGGACCGCCGCCTCGCCCTGCGGGCGTACATCAACATTGACGGCGACCTCAATCCCGCCCTGACGGTCAGCGACTTGAGGGTCGAGGCCGCCAGCTCCTCCAACCCGTTCACGTCCGGCCGGCTCAGGATCGCCTACACGCTCGCCAACACGGGCTCCGCGCGCCTGGTGCCGACCGAGCGGATCGCCGTGGCCGGACCATTCGGCTGGGGCGGGCGCGAGGCCGGCGCCGGACAGGTCCTCCCCGAAATCCTGCCCGGCTCCCACTTGACCCGCGAGGTGACGGTCGCGGGGGTGTTTCCGCTGTTCAGAACCAAGACCGAGGTAATGGTCGATGCCGTCGCGATCGGCTTGGGAGCAGAGGGAGCGACCGCGTCAGGCGTCAGCGCGACCACCATTTGGACGGTGCCCTGGGTCTGGCTGGCGGTGCTGGCGGCCCTCCTGGTCGCCGCCGTCGTGATCCCACGGGCGTTGGCCCGCCGCCAAGGCGCGGGGGACGGGTAGGCGGCAACGTACCGCTTCCTGGCGGACGCCGGGGCGAGTCGGTTTGACCGGGCTGGCGGTGGGACCGTAACCTAATAGGTCGGTGCGCCCGCGCCCGGTTTCGGCCGGGGCGAACGCCGGGCCACCAAATCCCAATCCTTTGTGAGAGGTCGCGCCAGCGGGCCCAAGAACTTGGGCCCGGCGGCGGGGCTTCCAAAGACCCCGGTGGGCCGCAGGCCGCGCCGCAACAGATGGAGAGTTCGTGGTGTACGCGATAGTGAGGGCCTCAGGCCGCCAGGAGAAGGTGACCGTGGGCGACGAGGTCGTTCTGGACCGCCGCCCGGAGGCGCCCGGTGAGGACATCGAACTGCCGGCCTTGTTGCTGGTCGACGGCGACAAGGTGACCAGTTCGCCGAAGGAGCTGAAGAAGATCAAGGTCACCGCCCAGGTGATCGGCAACGAGCGGGGCAAGAAGATCAACATCTTCACCTATAAGAACAAGACCGGCCAGAGCCGCCGCCAGGGCCACCGTCAAGACCTGACCCGGGTCAAGGTCACGAGCATCAAGTAAGGGAGCGAACAAGATGGCACACAAGAAGGGCGCATCCTCGTCCCGGAACGGCCGCGACTCGAACGCGCAGCGCCTTGGCGTCAAGCTGTTCGGCGGCCAGGTCGTCAAGACCGGTCAGATCATTGTCCGCCAGCGCGGCACCCACTTCCATCCGGGCAACGGCGTTGGCCGCGGCGGCGACGACACGCTGTTCGCCCTGACGGACGGGCATGTCAAGTTTGGCGCTCGGGGAGGCCGCCGCGTCGTGGACGTGGTGGACGCCTGAGCAGCCGCCTCAGCGTTCTCAGCATCAAGGCGCCGCCGGTCCATGCCGGCGGCGCCTTTGTCGTTGGGAGCGGCCCCGTTCCACACCGCCGGGCCGGGGCAATCGGGAAGGGCCGATGACTCCGGGCCGCCGGTCCGGGGCTCAGACGGCGAGGAATCAGACAACGAGCAAGCAGGCAACGAGCAAGGAGGTCGGATGGCCGCGTTTGTCGACCAGGTTCGGATGCACCTGACCGCCGGTCGCGGCGGCAACGGCTGCGCGTCGATCCGGCGCGAGAAGTTCAAACCGCTCGCGGGGCCCGACGGCGGCGACGGCGGCAGCGTCATCTTTGAGGTCGATCCGCAGGTCACAACGCTGCTCGGATACCACCACGCACCGCAGCAGCGGGCAGCCAACGGCCGTCCGGGGGAGGGCTCCAACCGCCTCGGGGCGGCCGGGCCAGACCGCATTCTGAAAGTGCCGGACGGGACGGTTGTGAAGTCCCCGCAGGGCGAGGTGCTGGCCGACTTGGTCGGCGCGGGCTCTCAGTTCACGGCGGCGGCCGGCGGCAAGGGCGGGCTCGGCAACGCCGCCCTCGCCTCCTCCAAGCGGAAAGCCCCCGGCTTCGCGCTGTTGGGCGAACCGGGCGAGGAACTCGACGTGGTGCTGGAATTGAAGTCCATCGCCGATGTCGCGCTGGTCGGCTTCCCCTCGGCCGGCAAGTCCTCGCTGGTCGCCGCGATGTCCGCCGCCCGGCCGAAGATCGCCGACTACCCGTTCACCACCTTGGTGCCGAATCTGGGCGTGGTGGAGGCGGGGGACACCCGCTTCACCATCGCCGACGTCCCCGGTCTGATTCCCGGCGCGTCGGCCGGGAAGGGCCTCGGTTTGGAGTTCCTCCGCCACGTCGAGCGCACCGCTGTGATCTGCCACGTGGTGGACGCCGCCACCTTGGAATCCGGACGCGACCCGTTGAGCGACTTCCACGCGTTGGAGAACGAGTTGGCCCAGTACTCGGAGGATCTGGGGATCACCGGCGCGAGCCTGCCCCTGATGGAGCGTCCCCGGGTGATAGTGCTGAATAAGGTTGACGTGCCGGAGGCCGAAGAACTGGCCGCGCTGGCCCGCCCCGAACTGGAGGCGACCGGGTGGCCGGTGCTGGAGGTCAGCGCCGTGGCGCGGCGCGGGCTGAGGGAACTCGGCTTCGAGTTGGCCCGCCAAGTCGTGGAGGGCCGGTCCCGCGTGGCGCTGAGCGATTCGGCGGCGCGGCGGCGCGTGGTGCTGCGGCCGGAGCCGCGCGACGCGCTGGGCTTCACCGTGGAACGCCGCCAGGGGGGTCAAGGGCCGTACTTCCAGGTCCGGGGCCGCAAAGTTGAGCGCTGGGTGGCTCAAACCGATTTCGCCAACGACGAGGCGGTGGGCTACCTGGCAGACCGGCTGGCCAAGGCCGGGGTCGAAGAGGAGTTGGTCAAGGCCGGCGCCAAAGCCGGCGACGAGGTGGTGATAGGGCCTAGCGACGGCGGCGTGGTCTTCGACTGGGAGCCGACCCTGTCGACCGGCGCGGAACTGCTGGCCGGTCCGCGCGGCAGCGACCCGAGGCTCGACCCGAACCGGCGCCGGTCCAACCAGCAGCGCCGACGCGACTACCACGAGCTGATGGACGCCAAGGCCAGGGCCCGCGAGGAACTGTGGACAGAGCGGGAACAGGGGCGGTGGACCGACCCGGCGGCGGACCGATGACCCGCCCGCATTCCGCCCGTCCCGCCGCCAACCGCGCCGAACTGGTGGCCGGCCCCCGGCTGGTCGTCAAGGTCGGCTCGTCTTCCCTGGTGGACGGCGAGGGGCGGTTCAGCCTGGCGCAGTTGGGCGCTTTGACCAGCGTGGTCGCCGGGTTGATCGGCCAGGGCCGTGAGGTCGTGTTGGTCTCCTCCGGCGCGCAGGCGGCCGGCCTGGAGGGTCTGGGCATGCGCCGGCGGCCCAAGGGGCTGGCCGGGGCGCAGGCCGCCGCCAGCGTGGGCCAGGGGCGTTTGATCGCCGCCTACGGCGAGGCCTTCCAGTCCCACGGGCTGCAAGTCGGTCAGGTTCTGCTGACCGCGGAAGACACGATCCGCCGGACCCACTACCGCAACGCGCTGCGCGTGCTTGGAGAGTTGCTGCACCGCCGGGTCGTCCCGATAGTCAATGAGAACGATGCCGTCGCCACCGACGAGATCCGCTTCGGCGACAACGACCGCCTGGCCGCCCTGGTGGCCCACCTGGTCAGGGCGGACGCCCTGGTCCTGTTGACCGATGTGGACGCGCTGTATGACGCGCCCCCGTCCCGGCCGGGCGCCCGGCCGATCCGGGAGGTGACCAGCTTCGACCAGTTGGAGGGGCTGGAGGTGACCGGTCGGGGCTCCATGGTGGGCACCGGCGGAATGGTGACCAAGGTGCAGGCGGCGGCCATGGCGACATCGTCGGGGATACCGGTCTTGCTCGCGGCCGCCCGCGACGCGGACGCCGCGCTGGCCGGCGACCCGGCGACGGGCACCTTCTTCCACGCCACCGGCGCCCGTTTGACGGCCCGGCGGATGTGGCTGGGCTACGCGGCGTCCATGAAAGGCGCCGTGACAGTCGACGAGGGCGCCGCGCGGGCCATCACGACCGGCAAGAAGTCGCTGCTGGCGGTCGGGGTGACGGCCGTGGAGGGCGATTTCAAAGCCGACGAGCCGGTGGAGATCCGGTCGGCCGAAGGGCTGGTCCTGGCCCGCGGCCTGGCGGGGTTCTCAGCCAAGGAGTTGGAACGGGTCATGGGCCTGACCCAGCAGGAGATCGCGGACCAATTGGGCGAGGATCGGGCGCATCCGGCGGTGCACCGAGACGAATTGGTGACTCAGGCGCGCTCGCGGCGGCCAACCCGCGACGGCGTCGAAAAACCGGCGTGCGGCGGCGCCGACCCGGACGGCGCAGAGCGCTGAATCCGGGGATACCGCAGCTCTCCGCGCGGGCCCGGGCGCGGGCCCGCGAAGGCGGGCGGAGCCTTTGGCCTTGGGCGGCGGCCTTGCCACCGCCATCCGGGGCGTGACGGGCGGAGGCGACCGGACGGCATCGGCGGCTGGCCGGGGGAGCAACGTGAGCGAACGCCCAGGACCAATAGACTTTCCCTATGACTGAAGTTGACGTCCGGGTGACGGAGGCGGTTGAAGCTGTCGCCCGGCGCGCGCGAGCGGCCGGCCGCCAACTGGCGCTGGCGTCGCGCGCCCAAAAGGACCAAGCGTTGCTGGCCATGGCGGACGCCCTGCTCGAGGGCGGCGACGTGATGCTGGCGGAAAACCGGACCGACCTTGAGCTCGGCCAGGACAACGGCCTGGCGACGGCACTGCTCGACAGGCTGGCGCTGACGCCGGAACGGATAATCGGGATTGTCGAGGCGCTGCGCGAACTGGCGCGGCTGGCCGACCCGGTCGGCGAGGTGGTGCGCGGTTCAACCCTGCCGAACGGGCTGCGGCTGCGGCAGGTCAGGGTGCCGATGGGCGTGGTCGGGATGATCTACGAGGCGCGGCCGAATGTGACCGCGGACGCCGCCGGGCTGAGCCTGAAGTCCGGGAACGCGGTGATCCTGCGCGGCGGGAGCGCGGCCGGGCGGACCAACGCCGCGATTGTGAAACTGCTGCGGGAGGCGGTGGCGGGGGTCGGCCTGCCGGCCGACTCGATCCAGACGATCGACCAATTGGGACGCGAGGGCGTCAGGGCGCTGATGCGGGCGCGCGGCCTGGTCGACCTGTTGATCCCGCGCGGCGGCGCCGGGCTGATCCAAACGGTGGTGCGCGAGGCGCAGGTGCCGGTGATCGAGACGGGGGTCGGGAACTGCCACGTGTACGTGGACGGCGCGGCCGACCAGGACCAGGCCCTCGGGATAGTCCTGAACTCGAAGGTTCAGCGCCCGTCCGTGTGCAACGCGGCCGAGACGCTGCTGGTGGACCAGGCCGTCGCGGACCAGTTCTTGCCGAAGGCGCTCGCCGCCCTGGCCGAGGCCGGCGTCAAACTCCACCTGGACCAGCGGGCGGCGGCGTTCGCCCCCTCCGGAGGCGACTGGGCGCCGGCCGAAGAGGCGGACTGGTCCACCGAATACCTCGGCCTCGAAATGGCCGTGGGCGTTGTGGACGGCCTGGACGCCGCCATTGACCACATCCAGCGTTACAGCTCCGGCCACACCGAGGCGATCTGCACGCGGGACTTGGCGCGGGCCCAGGGCTTTGCCGACCGGTTGGATTCGGCGGCCATCATGATCAACGCCGCGACGCGCTTCACCGACGGCGGCCAATTCGGTTTGGGGGCGGAAATCGGCATCTCCACGCAGAAACTGCACGCGCGCGGGCCCATGGGATTGGCGGAGTTGACCTCGACCAAGTGGATTTGCCTAGGCGAGGGGCAGATTCGCAGCTGACCGATGACTTCCCCCGCTCCGACTCCCGCCGCCACGCGCCCCGGCCGGCCCGCCAGGCCCGTGAAGGGACCGCTCGGCTCGCCGCCGGCCGGTCCAATGTCCGCCGAGGCGCGCCGAGATTCCAAAACGACAGGCGTTCTACCTGGTATTGCACCAAACGCGGACCTTTTGATGAGACACTTAGGGCAGTGTGACCCGCATCACGTCAATACAGGAGGTTCCGTGTCGGCCGAATCGCTGCGCCCCCGCGTCGGCGTGATGGGCGGCACGTTCGATCCGATCCACAACGGCCACTTGGTGGCCGCCAGCGAGGCGGCGGCGGTGTTCGACCTTTCGGAGGTCGTCTTTGTGCCCACCGGCCAGCCGGTTTTCAAACACGGCCAGCCGGTCACGCCCGCCGAACACCGCTACCTCATGGCCGTGATCGCCACCGCCTCCAACCCGCGTTTCAGCGTCAGCCGGGTCGACATTGACCGCGACGGCCCCACCTACACCGTGGACACGCTGCGGGACCTGCGGACCCAGCGGCCGGACGCCGAACTGTTCTTCATCACCGGCGCGGACGCCATGGGCGAGATCTTGGCTTGGAAGGACGCCGCCCAACTGTTCGAGTTGGCCCACTTTGTCGGCGTGACCCGGCCCGGGCACACTCTGAACGCCTGCGGTCTGCCGCAGGGCGACGTGTCGCTGCTGGAAGTCCCCGCGTTGGCGATCTCCTCCACCGACATCCGCCGCCGCGCCGCCGCCCGCCACCCCATTTGGTATCTGGTGCCGGACGGCGTGGTCCAATACACCGCCAAACACGGGCTCTACCGGGAGGAAGGGAAGTGACCGAGTCCCCCGAAACCCCCGCCGCCCGCCCGCCCTCGCTTGGGTCGGCTTCGGCAGCCTGGGCCG
It encodes:
- a CDS encoding DUF916 domain-containing protein yields the protein MRGWGARAALTAVALAVVFGSAELNPLSGAPAAIANSPRLGTDGVLDELAWAEPAPSPSAGNDAFGAAAGGSAGAVGWALAPANGPLGNNRPHYDYLSAAGRVIEDGIVIESRASSPLRLKVYAADGYTTPDGLLDLRPAAEPPTDAGAWISFGTPAAGDLDMAGGVGSGDGGGPGLGPADAAWPGLAFVEVTLEPSSSVTVPFRWTIPADAPPGDHAAGIVTSLVEDRAEASVQVDRRLALRAYINIDGDLNPALTVSDLRVEAASSSNPFTSGRLRIAYTLANTGSARLVPTERIAVAGPFGWGGREAGAGQVLPEILPGSHLTREVTVAGVFPLFRTKTEVMVDAVAIGLGAEGATASGVSATTIWTVPWVWLAVLAALLVAAVVIPRALARRQGAGDG
- the nadD gene encoding nicotinate-nucleotide adenylyltransferase, yielding MSAEARRDSKTTGVLPGIAPNADLLMRHLGQCDPHHVNTGGSVSAESLRPRVGVMGGTFDPIHNGHLVAASEAAAVFDLSEVVFVPTGQPVFKHGQPVTPAEHRYLMAVIATASNPRFSVSRVDIDRDGPTYTVDTLRDLRTQRPDAELFFITGADAMGEILAWKDAAQLFELAHFVGVTRPGHTLNACGLPQGDVSLLEVPALAISSTDIRRRAAARHPIWYLVPDGVVQYTAKHGLYREEGK
- the proB gene encoding glutamate 5-kinase; its protein translation is MTRPHSARPAANRAELVAGPRLVVKVGSSSLVDGEGRFSLAQLGALTSVVAGLIGQGREVVLVSSGAQAAGLEGLGMRRRPKGLAGAQAAASVGQGRLIAAYGEAFQSHGLQVGQVLLTAEDTIRRTHYRNALRVLGELLHRRVVPIVNENDAVATDEIRFGDNDRLAALVAHLVRADALVLLTDVDALYDAPPSRPGARPIREVTSFDQLEGLEVTGRGSMVGTGGMVTKVQAAAMATSSGIPVLLAAARDADAALAGDPATGTFFHATGARLTARRMWLGYAASMKGAVTVDEGAARAITTGKKSLLAVGVTAVEGDFKADEPVEIRSAEGLVLARGLAGFSAKELERVMGLTQQEIADQLGEDRAHPAVHRDELVTQARSRRPTRDGVEKPACGGADPDGAER
- the obgE gene encoding GTPase ObgE, producing the protein MAAFVDQVRMHLTAGRGGNGCASIRREKFKPLAGPDGGDGGSVIFEVDPQVTTLLGYHHAPQQRAANGRPGEGSNRLGAAGPDRILKVPDGTVVKSPQGEVLADLVGAGSQFTAAAGGKGGLGNAALASSKRKAPGFALLGEPGEELDVVLELKSIADVALVGFPSAGKSSLVAAMSAARPKIADYPFTTLVPNLGVVEAGDTRFTIADVPGLIPGASAGKGLGLEFLRHVERTAVICHVVDAATLESGRDPLSDFHALENELAQYSEDLGITGASLPLMERPRVIVLNKVDVPEAEELAALARPELEATGWPVLEVSAVARRGLRELGFELARQVVEGRSRVALSDSAARRRVVLRPEPRDALGFTVERRQGGQGPYFQVRGRKVERWVAQTDFANDEAVGYLADRLAKAGVEEELVKAGAKAGDEVVIGPSDGGVVFDWEPTLSTGAELLAGPRGSDPRLDPNRRRSNQQRRRDYHELMDAKARAREELWTEREQGRWTDPAADR
- the rpmA gene encoding 50S ribosomal protein L27; the protein is MAHKKGASSSRNGRDSNAQRLGVKLFGGQVVKTGQIIVRQRGTHFHPGNGVGRGGDDTLFALTDGHVKFGARGGRRVVDVVDA
- the rplU gene encoding 50S ribosomal protein L21, whose translation is MYAIVRASGRQEKVTVGDEVVLDRRPEAPGEDIELPALLLVDGDKVTSSPKELKKIKVTAQVIGNERGKKINIFTYKNKTGQSRRQGHRQDLTRVKVTSIK
- a CDS encoding glutamate-5-semialdehyde dehydrogenase translates to MTEVDVRVTEAVEAVARRARAAGRQLALASRAQKDQALLAMADALLEGGDVMLAENRTDLELGQDNGLATALLDRLALTPERIIGIVEALRELARLADPVGEVVRGSTLPNGLRLRQVRVPMGVVGMIYEARPNVTADAAGLSLKSGNAVILRGGSAAGRTNAAIVKLLREAVAGVGLPADSIQTIDQLGREGVRALMRARGLVDLLIPRGGAGLIQTVVREAQVPVIETGVGNCHVYVDGAADQDQALGIVLNSKVQRPSVCNAAETLLVDQAVADQFLPKALAALAEAGVKLHLDQRAAAFAPSGGDWAPAEEADWSTEYLGLEMAVGVVDGLDAAIDHIQRYSSGHTEAICTRDLARAQGFADRLDSAAIMINAATRFTDGGQFGLGAEIGISTQKLHARGPMGLAELTSTKWICLGEGQIRS